ACGCGCTCGTTTATCTCCTTCCCGCCGCCCTCGCGGTAGGGGTGGTCGTACATGTGTTCTTCCGTCTCGCCGCGGGTCGTCGCGTCGATGTCCTCGTGGGGCCGGGTCAGGTATCCCCGCGCGAGGGGACTCCACGGCATCACGCCGACGCCCTCCTGCTCGCAGAGGGGAAGCATCTCGCGCTCTTCCTCCCGGTAGACGAGGTTGTAGTGGTTCTGCATCGTCTGGAACCGCTCCAGTCCGAGACTGTCGCTGGCGTGGAGGGCGTCGGCGAACTGGTAGGCCCACATCGAGGAGGCCCCGACGTGGCGGACCTTCCCGCGGCGCACCGCGTCGTCGAGTGCGCGCAGGGTCTGCTCGATGGGGGTGTCGTCGTCCCACCGGTGAATCTGGTAGAGGTCGATGGTGTCCATCCCGAGGCGGTCCAGCGAGTTTTCGAGTTCCTGCTCGATTGCCTTCCGCGAGAGACCCCCGGAGTTGGGGTCGTCGTCGTCCATCTGGAAGTAGCACTTGGTGGCGACGACGCTCTCGTCGCGCCGACCCTCCAGCGCATCGCCGAGTACGCGCTCGCTCTCGCCGTTCGAATACATGTTCGCGGTGTCGAAGAAGTTGATACCGAGGTCGATTGCGCGCTCGAGTATCTCCTCGCCCTCCTCGGGGTCCAACACCCACGGCCGCCAGTCGCTCGACCCGAAACTCATACATCCGAGACAGATTCGACTGACCTCCGTGCCCGTGTCGCCGAGCGTGGTGTACTCCATGCCCCTACGTCGCCCGGCGGGAGTAAAAGGTGCGTCAGGCGGCAGGGGAGTCGGCGGCGCGAACGACGGCCCCGAATACCCCAAATCCATTATCCCCCACGCGGAAATCACGCCCGATGGACAAGTGGAAGCGCAGGACGCTCTACTACCTCTCGACGCTCGTGGTCGTCTTCTTCGGCTACGCGCTGGTCTACGACTACGGGATGACCGTCTACGAGGGCCACAATCAGCCGTTTTACCACTCCCTACAGGTCGTGATAGAGACGTTCACGACGACCGGATACGGCTCCGACGCGCCGTGGGAGACCCCCGAGATGAACGTGCTGTGATGATTATGGACCTCACCGGGGTCGTCCTCATCTTCATGGCCCTGCCGGTGTTCGTCGTTCCGCTGTTCGAAGACGCCCTCTCGACCACGCTCCCGACGGCGGTCGAGGACCTCGAAGACCACGTGGTCATCTGCACCCACTCGCCGCGGGCCGAGACGCTCATCTCCGAGTTGGAGTCGTGGGACGTGAAGTACGTCATCGTGGAACCCGACCGCGAGCGAGCGATGGACCTCTACGAGTCGGGCCACCATGTCATCCACGGCGACCCCGAGTCGGTCGAGACGCTGGCGGGCGCGAATCTCGACGCCGCGAAAGCGCTGGTCGCCGACGCCAGCGACGAGGTGGACGTGAGCATCGTACTGACGGCGCGGGAAGTCGCCGAGGACGTGCGCATCGTCAGCGTCGTGGAGGAACCCGACCAAGAGACCTACCACGAACTCGCTGGCGTGGACGAAGTTCTCTCGCCGCGGCGACTCGTCGGCGAGAGTCTGGCCGACAAGGTGACGACGGCAGTCTCGGCGGAACTCGGCGAGGCGGTCGAAATCGGGTCGGACTTCGAAATCGCCG
Above is a genomic segment from Halorussus caseinilyticus containing:
- a CDS encoding aldo/keto reductase — translated: MEYTTLGDTGTEVSRICLGCMSFGSSDWRPWVLDPEEGEEILERAIDLGINFFDTANMYSNGESERVLGDALEGRRDESVVATKCYFQMDDDDPNSGGLSRKAIEQELENSLDRLGMDTIDLYQIHRWDDDTPIEQTLRALDDAVRRGKVRHVGASSMWAYQFADALHASDSLGLERFQTMQNHYNLVYREEEREMLPLCEQEGVGVMPWSPLARGYLTRPHEDIDATTRGETEEHMYDHPYREGGGKEINERVQELAAQKGVTMAQISLAWLLHKDWVDAPIVGTTSVEHLEDAVEALEIDLSASDIAYLEEPYEPVEVSGHD